Genomic window (Neurospora crassa OR74A linkage group VI, whole genome shotgun sequence):
ATCATGGTGGTCTGCACACCGCCCTTGGGCAGCGAGCGGGCGATGTTCTCCATATCTTCATCGTAGCCGTAGGACAGGACGAGGTCGGCCTCGTCGAGCACGAGGTACTGTAGCTTGGCGACGCTGAGAGCGCCGGACTCGATGTTGTGCCAGGCGCGGGCGGGAGTGGAGACGATCACGTCGGGGGCATTGGCGAGGAGGGAGCGCAGGACGGCGTCGGACACGTTGTCGGTCAACTTGGCGGATTGGATGTCCTTGGTGCAGAAGGCGGAGAAGGCATCGATGGCTTTGTGGACTTGGTCGGCGAGTTCGCGCGTagggacgaggatgagggcgGAGGTGAAGGGGGTTGGGTCGGTCTGTTTGTGGTTTCCTTTTCGTTAGCATCCAACCTTGTCACAACACAACTTCTTCTCCCGGGTGTCAAGGTAACTCACAGCCTTCCTCTTAAGAATGCCGCTCAACACAGGCAACACATATGCCGCCGTCTTACCCGATCCTGTCTTCGCCTTGCACAGCACGTCCTGGCCCGCCAGCGCAAGCGGGATCGCCTTCCTTTGCACGAGCGTCGGCTTCTCAAAGCTCTGTTTCGCAACGGCCTGCACAAGGCGAGGGTCGAGACCCAGGTCGGAGAAGGTCAAGTCGGCATCGTCCTTCTcgctctgcttcttctcgtccttttCGTCTTGTTGTTTTTGCTCGTCCTTTAGTTGTTGCTCGAgctcttgctcctcctcggttTGTTGCTgcgcttgttgttgggtcGCTTcgggcttctcctcctgTGGCTTGACACTCTGCGActtggacttcttctccttcttttccttcttctcggttGAAGacttcttggtcttcttctgGGTCTGAGGCTCGGTCACGACTGACGGCTCGTCCGTCTCGTTCAACTTGCGCTTGGCCATTGTGTCGGGGTATCTAGGTTGTGAAGTTTGGTATTAAACTGGTCTTGCGCGACAGTAATTGTAAGTTAATAACACGGTGAAAGTTGGTGATCAGTCGACTAGAGTTGGCCGTGGTATGGTCTATGGACAGAAAGATGGTAGATGAAGAATGTTTTtggaagtggaggaggaggggctgCACTTCAATGGAAGCTACGAAACGGATGGATGCCAATTCCTCGAATCGACCAAAAAAGTTTGGGAAAAAATTCGACGGGGACTCGCCCAGGCGTCGCACCCACTGATTGGCCAGCGCTACCAGTCCACTTCACAGTGGGCATAGGCGCTAGCGCACCGGCAGCTCATTGCCCCACAAAAGCTTAATCCGACAACTTGAACCCCCACAGCGACCAGGGGGATCCATCATATGCCCTGGGCTGGGCTGCCTGCCACCTTCAACGCAGGTCCACGATCTTACACTAGTCAGCCTTCAGTCATGAGCCCTACGAGGCCGTTGAGGCTCAAAATGGCCTCAGAATCATACCTTACAATCACGTTCAAGATCACGTCTGGACAAAATCAAGCTcgctactatactaacttTGATGAAATCCTACTAACGGAAAGAAATACATCTTAACATGAGCCATAATCCTTAAAAGCCattcttcgttttcttttcGCTCGAGCCACATAACCAGAGAGGCAAGTAACATGCGCTGAGAATCAAGCTATCCATCCAACACGAAACGAAATTGACCACACCAATCTACACTTGCGCGAACCTTCCATACCAGGCTGTCACCACACAAAAGCTCAGACGCCAACATTTTACCAAACCATAAGAACGTGAAAGTCAGATGACAAGGAAATACTTCAGCATTCATCTCTCATGACCTTTATCCATCTGTTACAGGAGCCTCTCCGTCAATCATCGTCCAACTCTGGAGCACCACACGGCAGTGTTCCGTGTCGTTGCTATTCGGCCTGACTGTTTCAGACAAGTTCAACTCAGCGTCCGGAGTCCTTAAGGACCGATTGGGCTGACTTCGCCTTTTCCCTATACCAGTCCTCGAAGCTCCTCGAGCCGCCCGCTGCATCTAGTAACGACGACCATAGTCACGCGGCGGGTATGGCTCGCGAGGGTACGGGTCACGCGGAGGGAAGTCCACGGGAGGAGCACGGCGATCGTAAGCATCTCCGCGTCCGCTCATGTACGGGTCGGGAGGGTAATCGCGGGGAGCACGGTACGGGTCATCGTAACGTCCGCGGGGAGGCGGGTAGTCATCGATCGGGCGCCTGGGTGGCGAGCGGTAACCACCTCTCCTGTCGTCGTAGTACTCGCGCCTTGGTGGGGGCGACCTGTCACGGTAACCATCACGGTAGCCGTCGCGGCGGGGGCTGTATCCGCGAGGAGGGGGTCCACGGCGGTCGTAATCGTCTATGGGAGGGGGGTATGGGCGGCCACGCGGCGACCTCGAGCGAGCGCGATGGTCATTTCTTGGGATGTCGGGTTGAGTCTAATTAAAGGTCAGGAACCATACTCATCGAGGTGTGAGGATATTCCTTACGTTAGCGACGCAGGTCACGCGCTGGCCCTTAAATTCGCGGTTGTCGAGCTTCTCAACAGCAGTTCTCAGATCGGCGGCGTTTTCGAACTCAACGAAGCTGTGATTTCGGTCAGCGGGAGTGTAGAAAGATTCTGACCGTGGCCACATACCCTTCACCGTTCTGGTTGCGGGTCGTCTCGCTATAAACGACATCAAGTCCGGACTGACGAGCAAAGTCCTTGAGATCCTAAAAAGGCAAGTCGAGTAAGTTGAGGTCCGGGATTTGGCAGTTGGCGGTCCTCCCATGCATCACCACCAGTAAAGATGTGTCCAGGAAGCTGATTGTGTATGGCAGGTTGTCATCCGGCTCTGGGGTGTCCTCTGCCATAGTCCCGCCCGTAACAAGAAACTCCAATGGGAAGATTGAGAAGGATGTAGTGAAGGAAGCCGGAAAGAGCCAGTTGGGTGTACAAAAGAGAGCCAAGTGCGTTCAGCTGGAACGGCCGGACCCCCCACCAGTCGGTAATAGGAAAAAATAACGAAGTCCGAATGGCCAAACTTGGGTGTGACGGTGACAGGAGATATGCCATGCTGGTGGGGGCGAGAACAGAGTAGGGTGTGGAATCCATGGGTAGCccggaaaaagagagaaatcCATATGATGATCAAGCGGCGcacaaggaagtggaagggtgACAGACCTGCCAGCTGGTTTCATTGGGAAGGCCAGAGATTTGCATCCGGTGAGGCGTGCGTCGGGGCCTGGGTTGGCTGTTACGCTCGTGGGTGAAACCGGGACCTCCCTCACGGTGACGGGCGCCACGGGCGAACTGAACGGTAAGGCGCTCTCCCATGAAGTCCGATCCATCTTGTTATTGTTAGTCGGTCGATATCGTGGGTAACGGGGGCTAGAGGGTGGGAGACGTACGGAAAGCTGAAGAGAGAATGATGGTTAGCGCATGTTTCTTTCATGATTGCTATGACGCACGTAAGAAAAGAGCACTTACCAGGAACAACATCGCGGGCGTCCATGGCATCCTTGTACTCGATGAAACCAAAGCCGTTCATGAGCTTGATTTCGGTGATCTCGCCGGTTCCGTGAGTCGCAAAGTGGGCTTCCACATCGGCCTTGGTTGCTTTGCGGGAGTCAGCATTGTGTATCGTCGGATGGGAGCCGACCAGACCAGGCGCCAGAGCAGGGACAAGTGGACAGAAGAGGTAGCCTCGCAGCGACAAGGCGGCGATTGATGTTTGATCATGGGAGACGGCCGCTTATCGATggtggctgtggtggtggtggtgatgatgatgacgttGATGTTGCAGATCCGGGAAACTCACCGTGCCGGGGCAGGTTGCCCAAGTAAAGACGGGTCGACGATACTTCAGTCATTGTGTTGGGTCGCTGGTTGTAGGACCTATATAGGATGACTGAATAGCCAAGATGGTAAGAATCCGATCCAAGGCGATGGAAGGCTGAAGAGGGATGGGGAGTTCCCAACGCAGGGCAATCAATCCAGCTATCGTACtttttggttgttgtcgTGGTGGCAGAGACGAAGGCTGACACGACGGAAGAGATCGGGAGCCTAGTGAGGTGAGGAGGGGGTTGGTCGGGGTAATAAGCGCGACGACGTGCTGTGTCCTGCCGAAGCCTCgttcaagaaaaaaaaaaagttgcgTCAACTTGTTCGGAGCCTTGTTCGCGGGCCGACCAGTCAAAGTGCAAGCCAGGCACGAGAGAGACCAATGTGGTGGGCGGAGAGGCGGGAAGCGTAGAAGAGGGCGTCAGCCAAGTTCGGGTTGTGGTGGGTGTTTGTATCACTCGACGATTCAATCAGAAACAAGACGTAAAATCACGCGACGAATCGGCGGGTAAAGTCGTCGTCGCGGTGTTGTGTTGGATGGTTGGCCGTCCAAGTTGGCAATGATGGTTGGTAACAGTtgagaagaggatgatgttTGGAGGAGAAGCTGTGACGGGCATGCGACACGGTGGGTgttggtgggtgggtgggaagAAAAGTGGAGGCGGGAGCGATTGAAAAGGACGGGACCTAAGAAGGGAACGCggcggaagtggaaggatggGGTTGGTGAGTGGGAGGATTGATTTGGAGTTgctggagggagggagggaggggggccCGGGCTGGCTGAGAGAAGCTGGAAGTGTGGAAGTGTGGACGGGCCCTGTTAGGTAGCtgtcctgctgctgcagcaACTGAAGGAACTGAATCCGGgacaaggaagtggaaggactGAAAAAGAGAAACGAGAAAAATGGGAttcgcacgcacgcacggcATCACGCAGGAAGCGAAGAAAACACTTCCGTCTCCCGTCTCCCGTCACAACCAAGCGCCGACCGGTCTCCTGCTgctctcctgctgctgcagcaCACGATCGTGCCCCCAGTCAAAGCCCGATGCCTGCCCTGTTGCGCTACACCTAACACTCAGGTCCCGTCAGCACCTAACGCGACGACGTCGACGATAACCTCGGAACTGCCGCTATAGCGCCCGCCTACACTAGCTAGAGGTAAGGTTACAGCCAAAACCAGGCACTCAACCCACTGAAAACCAAAGCATGGCACCCGGGCCGGGCAGGCATGGACGAGTGGGGCAGGCAGAGCAAACGCGGGAAGAGGTGGACCGCCAAGCCTCCTTGTTATCCAATTGCAAACCACCGTCGCCCTGAATGAGAGGATGTGTCACAAGCATCCTGGTCCTTGTGAGAGGGGAAAGGGCAAGGCATGATGCACATGGACGGACGCGTTGCACAGGCACCCCTCCTTGTTGATTTgatgccgctgctgctgctgctggtcgCCGCCGGTTTGTTTTCCGTCATCTTGGCTTGGCTTGTCGGAGCCATTTTTGATATTGGCGTGACATTGTCCAAAGTGATGATGGATCTGGttatggtggtgttgagagcGGCTGAAGGTATTCCCGGACATGTCAAGGGAGGTATTTACCATaggggggaaaaaagcaTTGTAAACAAAAGGGAGCTTTGGCCGCTTCTGGTGTCAATCCTATGGAGCTTTTCCGAGCTTTTTGCAAATCTCGACAGGGCTGATATGGTTCACGTCATTGGGCCGGCTGGGATAGTGTCTGACGCTTTTTGTCGAGTTCTGTTCTTCCACTTTTTTGCAAAGTTCCAGATGCGAATTGAGATGGCCGACTATCGATCAGAACGCGTACTGGGTATGGACATGTGTTGGTGGGTCTCTGGCATTCACTGAGCACAGCATTCACTAGGCCCAAACCCCACTCTGTACCCTGCCCAGACCGTaccatatctagccttccagactttgccagtctccctctttctcttcttctccatagTATATACTCAatcaatcgtatccaaccgcttaATCTCGTTGGTAATCTTATAGGTTATAAGCCCTCTCTAACCTTCCCTGTAATTGTATTTTGATAAGCGATAAGTATATCCTTAAAGCGTATCGTCGGTTTTAATCGCTAACTTCAATAAAGCGCTGCAGTACTGGGTTAAAAGAAACAACCGCGACCTTCGTCGATTTAACGATTCGCCTACTCGCCTACAAGCTAGCCTCGCTATATAAAGATTCtcgctaatatttattatatagcgaCTCCTCTATTGAACTAGGTATTGGtttatcctttaaattagttatcGATTcaattaaatctattatcgaattaagtaatttatttaaattaattaacggtTAATTTAGCGACTACcaactttctttttcttaatatattaaaccctcctatacctacaataattactaatttattactagttCCCCTCCTTAGCGATTAGAATATTGCCGACTAGTATTAAGGCCTTATagccgaatttaattatttctaattcgctaaatatatctttaaaatagTCCTAGAACCCAACAAAGCGGacactaataaatataacgCCTAGTGGACTAAGcgtactaatactaataagatTCTGCTCTTTACCCTGaagaaccttaatattattactatattatacgtTAATAGTTGGGACAAACCCAGTAGAGACCTTAAGGTtacgtataattttatttagttatatattattcgtattattaaggaGGCTTATAGTAAGGTTTTTACTAAGTATTTGGCTATTAAGCgaactaactttaatactatagcttcTTTCCTTATTCGCTACACTTTACTCTACAAACGTATtgaaaatactaaattcaaAATCGATAACAATTTCGAAAttaccttcctttataatgTAGTAAAGTTTATATATCCCATCGATATTAGGCACTAAGTAGCCGCATTTAAAGCTAAGGAGCTGGATCTCGgtaccttcttatttaaactaggtaatattagtaacgtTAAATCCCGTACTAATATTAACATCAATATTCAAAAGTCGGccagtaataataatactaataagaataataataatagtagttcggttaataagaagaaaaataagaataagaggatcgattgtattaattacaataagaaGATCTACCCTACCTAGAAGTACgttttttatagttattacgttagtaaaaaggttaatatttattaggtcTACTTCCTTAAGAAGGCGCCTAATACTTAGaagcccaagaaggagattATAGTTAAGAAGGTAGCTAATGCTAGTACCAATACCCTTGCTAATAACGCTTCTACCAATTTTACTACTcccgctactactattaactttaccttattatatagaagtggAATATTTATAGGCTTGAGTAGCTTAGGCGGTACTAGTATAGATTTTTGCTAGAGCCCCTAACCAACGCtgttaagtatattaataatatttagaataattaattaatcgagTATTAACttcaattttaatatacttataataattccgcTAAAGTCCAATAAGCTTAAAGGTagttactaaatagtattagaaatttagttatttacaACTCTAATtgtataagtaatatttttaactactttaaatagtttacAAATATATAGCTACTTCCCCATCCAATAATCCATACTATCGGTAACAGAACTTCGATTTACGCTTACCATATTAGcactattaaattaactatagccACTTTAAACAATATAACCGTTAAGGTTAGAATTAAGGACTACATTTACAGtccctctatattaataaatttattaattataagaggtcttcttaataatagtatagtttaggatataaaatccaattaaatatctatatacGGTAAAGTtacaatatagtataaatagattaacgGTCTTCCAATCCTCCTAATATTTGCCCAACTAGATTTTCTACAAAACGttcgctatactataatagctttaattaattacttaataatataccgtcGCTTTATATACGCAAGTAAAGACCAAGTCTTTAAAATTTGCGAAGCGGCTAAtattaagttaaataatacctaagactatttttataaagtatatattaaaattaaggcttacaatataattcctaaaattgctaataaagttataattcaattattagtatacATCTACATCAatattatttcctatatt
Coding sequences:
- a CDS encoding pre-mRNA splicing factor, whose protein sequence is MTEVSSTRLYLGNLPRHATKADVEAHFATHGTGEITEIKLMNGFGFIEYKDAMDARDVVPAFHGSDFMGERLTVQFARGARHREGGPGFTHERNSQPRPRRTPHRMQISGLPNETSWQDLKDFARQSGLDVVYSETTRNQNGEGFVEFENAADLRTAVEKLDNREFKGQRVTCVANTQPDIPRNDHRARSRSPRGRPYPPPIDDYDRRGPPPRGYSPRRDGYRDGYRDRSPPPRREYYDDRRGGYRSPPRRPIDDYPPPRGRYDDPYRAPRDYPPDPYMSGRGDAYDRRAPPVDFPPRDPYPREPYPPRDYGRRY